A segment of the uncultured Desulfobulbus sp. genome:
GTGGCATAATCCTCAAACACATATCACAGGAAGAGCTCAAATAGTCAATGAACAGCAAGTCACTCAAAATGTTACAATACCTGTATTAAAAGACAGAGTCAAAGAAGTCCCGCCCTTGGATCTTATCAGTGAAAAATATAAAGTGGTTAAAACTTCTAAACTTTTAGGTGGTCCAAGTTCTGAATATAAGGCTGTAGGTCGTCTGAATGCAGGCCAACAAATTGACGTCATAGGCAAAGTACAGGGCAAGCCCTGGTTCATGGTTGCCAATAATCATGTTGGGAGCGGGTTTGTCGATGCTCATTCATTAACCCCCATCCACACAAACAGTGAAATATCAGAGCAAACAGCCACATCTGTTCCTTCGGACCAAATTATTGAAAAAAATATTGAAGCAAAT
Coding sequences within it:
- a CDS encoding glycine zipper domain-containing protein, with amino-acid sequence MKRLILSISILSFTLSGCQEITHFSRDHAITGLGAVVGAGAGSLVGNKNNKKVWIIGGAVAGAFIGNQIGQYLNKQDQIKAEQANHQAIVTGKPQQWHNPQTHITGRAQIVNEQQVTQNVTIPVLKDRVKEVPPLDLISEKYKVVKTSKLLGGPSSEYKAVGRLNAGQQIDVIGKVQGKPWFMVANNHVGSGFVDAHSLTPIHTNSEISEQTATSVPSDQIIEKNIEANHTCRTVQQVIVLSDGTQKTEEITACNSPEGWKII